In Terriglobia bacterium, the following proteins share a genomic window:
- a CDS encoding GTP-binding protein, translating into MAKEKFERSKPHVNIGTIGHIDHGKTTLTAAITKVLSKHNPKVQFRAFDSIDNAPEERERGITIAVSHVEYETANRHYAHIDCPGHADYIKNMITGAAQMDGAILVVAATDGPMPQTREHILLARQVGVPAIVVFLNKCDMVEDPELLELVELEVRELLKSYQFPGDKIPVVRGSALGALNGDA; encoded by the coding sequence ATGGCCAAGGAGAAATTCGAGCGCAGCAAGCCGCACGTGAACATAGGGACGATCGGGCACATTGATCACGGCAAGACGACGCTGACGGCGGCGATCACCAAGGTGCTGAGCAAGCACAACCCGAAGGTGCAGTTCCGGGCGTTCGATTCGATCGACAACGCGCCGGAAGAGCGGGAGCGCGGGATCACCATTGCGGTGTCGCACGTGGAGTACGAGACGGCGAACCGGCACTACGCGCACATTGATTGTCCGGGGCACGCGGACTACATCAAGAACATGATCACGGGCGCGGCGCAGATGGACGGGGCGATTCTGGTGGTGGCGGCGACGGACGGGCCGATGCCGCAGACGCGGGAACACATCTTGCTGGCGCGGCAGGTGGGGGTGCCGGCGATCGTGGTGTTTCTGAACAAGTGCGACATGGTGGAGGATCCGGAGCTGCTGGAGCTGGTGGAGCTGGAAGTGCGCGAGCTGCTGAAGAGCTACCAGTTTCCGGGGGACAAGATTCCGGTGGTGCGCGGGTCGGCGCTGGGGGCGCTGAACGGGGACGCC